Part of the Cuniculiplasma divulgatum genome, ATTAACGGAGAAATGAAGAAGAAGTTACCAGCTATTGGTTATGATATTAAGGTAATGGGTTATAGACAGGATAAGACAATCAACCTGACAGTAGCGGCTGCATACGTTGACAAGTATGTCAAGGACAGCAACGAATACTTCGCCATAAAAGAACAGTTCCAGCAGCTAGTTGAGGATAACGCGAGCAAGATATCAAATGAGGATGTCAATATATTTATAAACACAGCAGACAAAGATGGAGATAAGATCACAAGCCATTATCTAACAGTAACTGGTCTTTCCCAGGAGAATGGAGATGACGGATCTGTCGGAAGGGGAAACAGGGTAAACGGAATCATAACTCCTTACAAGCCAATGAGCATGGAAGCAGCAGCAGGAAAGAACCCAGTAACTCACGTAGGAAAATTATACAACGTTCTTTCAAACAAGATTGCTGAGCACGTTGTCAAGGAAGAAGGCGGTGACGTGGTAGAAGTACTTGTCAGGATTGTTTCACAGATAGGAAGAAGCATAGACAATCCTCACGTAGCAAGTCTCCAGATCATTTATGGGGATAATGTTGATCCTTCAAAGCACAAGAAAAACATAGAAGCTATTACAGATCACGAGCTGGAACACATATTTGATCTGACACAGGGATTTGTTGAGGGAAAAATACCAGTATTCTGATCTGGCATTTTCCAAAATAACTTTTTCTTTTCATAATTCTATTAAACTCATGGTAATTTTCTCAAAGTGAAAAAGTCGTTTTTCGGATAAATATTATCCTGCCTGTAGAAGTAATCAATATATCACCATAATAATTGTTGATCGTGTATTCGCTGATTCAATAATACCCTGAGAAGTTGTCATTAATAGAACTTATAACGTATGTATAACTTTTTATCTCTTTTAAATTAAATTTTGTAATTTAAACCCGTTTTAATTCCTTGAGTTAAATGTTGTGTCTACTCAATCAAAATGGAAAAAATTAAGCCCGATTGAAGATGATCTATCATGAGTAGCGAGACCACGAAATTCGATGTTATAAACGATGGAACATTTTCTCTTGATCCGGGTGCTGCTTTCGGAGTTACGCCTAAAAATGTATGGTCAAAAGAATTTCAGCCGAATGAAAATTACAGAATAAGCCTTAACTGCAATATATGTGTAATTTCTATGGACGATAAGCATTACCTGATAGATTCAGGCATTGGAAATAATCCTGGAAAGTATCTGGAGAAATGGTTCGAGGCAAAACCCAACAGGAACCTTGAAAATTATATGAAAAAAAATGGAATTGAGAAATTTGAGGCAATTTTTCACACACATCTTCATTTTGATCATATGGGACACTCCTTTACTGACCTGTCAGAAAGTAAATCGTATGTGCACCATCTGGAGATTGAAAACTTTAGAAAACCTGAAGACTTCGCAGCAGCCAGTTATACATACAAAAGCAGTGAACCAGACGTTTCAAATCTTATTCCTCTTTTTTCCGATACTAGAACGGGGAATTTTGAATTGATTCATACGGGAGGTCATACAACAGGACATATGGCAATAATTTTTCATAATGAAAGTCTTAGATTGATGTTTCTTGGTGATCTTGCACCGACTACCTTCCAGCTAAAACCTACGAGATTAACTGCCATAGATTCAGAACCTCTAAAATCAATGAACGCAAAGAAGATCCTTCTAAAAAAGGCGATCAGGGAGGAATTTACCCTTGTAATGAGTCACGATCAAAAGAATGAGATAGTAACGGTAAGTGGAGATGCAGACGATCCAAAATACAGGAGTATTTTTTAGAGCCTTTAATTCAAATAAGTAAAACTGGGAATATTTGCAGTCTATTAGCTTTTAACACTATTTATTCTCAGCTCTGTATATTTTCTCAGGGTCATTATACCCCAGGCCAGTTCTATAACACCGAAGGGCCAGGCACCAGAGAGAAAACCATAGGATGATGAGAAAAAGCAAGTAAGTCCAAAGAGAAGTGTGTAAATTTTCCCATACTGTTCTCGAAAATAGAAGACCATCATTATTATAAGGACTATAGCCCCATAAATATTGACAGGAGATAGAAAATCCATATCATTGCATAATAACCAAGAATTAAAAGGTTATACATTTAATTTGAATTATAATATCTCGAAAAAAACATTCTCAGAGGAGGCATTGAGGTAAATTTATCGCAAACAACATTATTATATCTTTAGAAGTGATGGTTTTACGTTGGTAAGCGCTATAAAAAAAGATGTGAGGATAGGTTATGTCTATCTTCATCAGGATGATCCAGCAAAATCAACCATGAAGAAATTACAGAAATTCAAAATGGCCGAACAGATAAACAGAGACAGGATGGGTGGATATGTTGTATTGAGGTATGACGCAGATAGGACATTATTGCCAGATGACAGATCGGCCGTAGAAAGAAAAGGCATTTGCATCATAGAAGGTTCATGGAATCTTGGAGACCTTCTTGGCTCCTACAGAAAAGGAATTGAGAGAAAACTCCCTGTTCTGATGGCAGGCAATCCTGTTAATTTTGGAAAGTTCAATAAACTATCATCAGTCGAGGCGGTAGTAGGGGCTCTTTTTATAACGGGGCACATAGATCAGGCAAAAGTTATGATAGGAAAATTCACATGGGGGCACACATTTATTGAACTGAACATGGAACTGTTTAAGTCCTATTCAGCGTGCCAGACCATGGAGGACCTTGAAAATGTTTATCTTGAATTTGACATAGATCCTAATATTTGATCCATTTACTATTATCCAGTTTCCAGTTACCGTTTGTATATTCCGATATTATTGAATATATGCCTTCCCTATACTCCACAGGTATTTGTTCCATTATTTCAGTCTCTCCCGGAAGCAAATGGATTCCCGTAATTTGTGTATTCATGTCGTAGTCTCCGCTTTGAAGACCGTCTGTTAAAAATTCCAGTTCATCGGGATCTAGTTTCATTTTTTCCTCCTTTACCATATCAAGGAGATTGGTCTTCAAAGGATAGTGTATTTCCTCAGGGTCACCGTGAGCGTATTCAATAAATAATCTAACACCCAGACATTTAGTGCATTTTCCACATGGATAAACATCACCATTCTGATACCTGCATGAGTGGCATGATCTCTGTAGTAAGTAAAGATCATGATACCTGTTTACCAGTATATCTTCAACCACAGAGCCATATATATCGTAAAGGGCTGACCACAGTGTTATCCCGAAACCTTTTTCCTGTGTATATTTTGAAAATCTCCTCTGAAAATCAGGACTCTGATCGTACACGCCATAATAATGCTTTATTCCCCTGTATGGAGGCTCTTCTGCTGGATCGTCCATTTCATTTCCCATTATAATATCCTTTATCCCCTTTAACCTGAGAGAGGGAAATGTTGCGAACAGATAAACTGGAAATAGGAAAAGCTGTACAGGATAGTCATCAGCCCAGGAAAATGATACAACAGGATCAAGAATCGGCATCCTGTGATTCATGAAATTATAAAATCTATCAATGTTTGACCAGACCCTCGCACTCTCAGTGACCCTGCTGAGATAATCATGTGAATGCTTGGCTGCTTTCCAGTGACCTCCCGATTCATTGAAGAAATACGGCAGCGCATTTCCAGTAAGCTCCCTCATAATTCCATATGAGAGAAGGCTTTCCTTCCCTCCAGATAGCATTATTGCAGATCTGCCATTAGGGCTTCCCGAATAATTATCAACATATTCAGACCTAAATGTGAGTTTTGTATTTCCATTTGCATTCTCCTGTGTAACTTCTTCATCTGCAGGTAAAAATTCGTTCCTGAAGAAAGGGTATCTTATCCTGCAGAGACGGTTTATAAAAACTTCAACATTATTGATTTTAACCATTTCCTCTATCATTTTTCTGTCCGACTCAGAAGTTGGGAAATCAAATATAATTTCCCCGGTAAATAATGCATAGTTTATGACAGCTGTAGCGCCCATTAGACCTGCGAGATTTTCATTGAGTTCAACTTCATGATCATACTTATATTCAAGAGTGAATTTTTCTCTGTTATCCAGGGATATATTGATCTTTGCAAAATTTTTAGAAAAAGAATGCACACTTATCTCAAGTGTTTCAAAGCACCTGATCCTGTCGAGGAAAGGCAAGACTAAAACCCGGAAACTATGATTTCTGCCATTCTTTTTGAATCGAACAGAGGATCAAAAGCAGGGAGGCCATACCTGCTTTCCAGGTCTTTCTTAGCATCACTAATCTCCTTTTCAGTCAGTCCTTCTCTGTTAATTGCTATGCCCATAACCTTTTTGTCTGATAACTCTTCAAGTATCCTGATGAATTTTTCAACAGGTGGGATTTTAATTCCTGGAAAGCCATCATAATCAATTCTCGTCGGGGCGTGCTGTAATATTATGCCATCTGGCTTCCCTGCTGCTATTATTTCAAAACTTCCTGGGTATGCAGGGTGCAGAACTGAGCCCTGTCCCTCAAGGAACATGAAATCTGGTGATTCCTTCTCCCATGCTTCAACTATGGCACTTTCTATCCCACCGGCAACGAAATCGTTTATCATTGAATCTATTACCACTGTATAGGGAAATCCCTGCATCCATGCTGTCTGGCCTGTACCTATCATGACCGAACTCTTACCTAGCTTTTTCACCTCTTCGTTCAGATAAACTGCAGTAGTTCTCTTTCCTATGGCACTATCAGTACCCAGTACTGCAATCTTTTTAGATTTTACATCCCAGATCTTGCCTGTAAAAAAGTCTCTTCTCATCATAAACATTTTCCTAACATCAACTATCTCGGAACCAGATTGTTCACTGAGTTTTTTGAATTCTGGGTCATCTGAAATGAACTGGTGAAGTCCACTAACAACAGTCATCTTCTCCCTTATTGCCCTTGATACAAACGGTCTGAAATATTCAGGGAGAAAGCCTCCATCCGTTGCAACACCAACTATCAGGGTATCGGCACCCAGATCTATGGCTTCTCCCATTGTTGAAATGATCTTTATATCTGGTCTTGCCTTAGGTACAATCTCCTGTATGCTGGCTCCTGAATGGGTACTATCTATGACACCCAATATATCATAACGCTTTGAAAATCTGCACAGGCCATTTGCAGTTTTGCCATATGTAGACCCAAGGAAACCCTCGGCAAGTATAACCGCTTTATCCATCAATTTCCCCTTCCAGTCAATACGGCAACTACCTCTCCACTGACATTTCTGTTATTTAAGTTCTTATGGGCTGCTGCCAGTGCTGATGCAGAGGCTGGAAGAACCTGAATAGATTGTTGATTCTCTATCATCCTTGAAAACTTCACCATTTCCTGATCGTTAACTCCTATTGCAACGCCTTTACTTTCATAAATTGCGTTAAGTGCTTTTTGGCCATCCATGGCACGGAATGAAACCAGTGGTTCGTTGGTTTCTGTCTCAATTATTGTTGATGGTTCCAGTTCCTGAATCTTCCTGAATCCGTGTTTCCATGAATACACGATAGGATTACCAAGAGATGTAGAAGAAGCAATGAATTTTGGGATATTACTGATCATTCCCCTCAGGTACAGTTTTTTGAAACCGCTGAATATCCCGGCAAGTGTTGTTCCATTACCCACTGGCGCCGCCAAATAGGCTGGTGAATGTCCTAGCTGCTGTACTATCTCATTTGCAATACTCTCGTAACCAAGTATATCAACTATTGAATTTACCGAGCCAGGACTGCAGTCATACCAGTTCTCATCCCTCGATTTGTCCTTGATATATTCAACAAGATCCTCATATTTCATGTTTTTCTGTATGATCTTTGCTCCGTTTCCATAAATTTCATCACTTCTTGCGTTAGTGTAGAAGGATGGAATTGCAACAACGGATTTGATTTTATATGCAGAAGCAAAATAAGATACAGATGCCCCGTAATTACCACATGTTGCAACTGCGATGGTATCATAACCTAATTCTATAGCCCTCCTAACATGAAGGCTTGAGATCCTGTCCTTTTGGGTTCCTGTAATGCTGGCACCTTCAAACTTAAAAAAAATCTTATTCATTTTCAGGAACCTCTCTATATTTCTGGCCCTGAAAAGAGGTGTCAATCCAGGAGGCTTTTCTTCCTCTGTAATCTGTTCCATTATTTAATACACCGACCACTCGGTCATGTAATGATGAGTACATTCTATTTAAATATATCTTA contains:
- a CDS encoding pyridoxal-phosphate dependent enzyme; translation: MEQITEEEKPPGLTPLFRARNIERFLKMNKIFFKFEGASITGTQKDRISSLHVRRAIELGYDTIAVATCGNYGASVSYFASAYKIKSVVAIPSFYTNARSDEIYGNGAKIIQKNMKYEDLVEYIKDKSRDENWYDCSPGSVNSIVDILGYESIANEIVQQLGHSPAYLAAPVGNGTTLAGIFSGFKKLYLRGMISNIPKFIASSTSLGNPIVYSWKHGFRKIQELEPSTIIETETNEPLVSFRAMDGQKALNAIYESKGVAIGVNDQEMVKFSRMIENQQSIQVLPASASALAAAHKNLNNRNVSGEVVAVLTGRGN
- a CDS encoding MBL fold metallo-hydrolase, producing MSSETTKFDVINDGTFSLDPGAAFGVTPKNVWSKEFQPNENYRISLNCNICVISMDDKHYLIDSGIGNNPGKYLEKWFEAKPNRNLENYMKKNGIEKFEAIFHTHLHFDHMGHSFTDLSESKSYVHHLEIENFRKPEDFAAASYTYKSSEPDVSNLIPLFSDTRTGNFELIHTGGHTTGHMAIIFHNESLRLMFLGDLAPTTFQLKPTRLTAIDSEPLKSMNAKKILLKKAIREEFTLVMSHDQKNEIVTVSGDADDPKYRSIF
- a CDS encoding DUF1611 domain-containing protein; translated protein: MDKAVILAEGFLGSTYGKTANGLCRFSKRYDILGVIDSTHSGASIQEIVPKARPDIKIISTMGEAIDLGADTLIVGVATDGGFLPEYFRPFVSRAIREKMTVVSGLHQFISDDPEFKKLSEQSGSEIVDVRKMFMMRRDFFTGKIWDVKSKKIAVLGTDSAIGKRTTAVYLNEEVKKLGKSSVMIGTGQTAWMQGFPYTVVIDSMINDFVAGGIESAIVEAWEKESPDFMFLEGQGSVLHPAYPGSFEIIAAGKPDGIILQHAPTRIDYDGFPGIKIPPVEKFIRILEELSDKKVMGIAINREGLTEKEISDAKKDLESRYGLPAFDPLFDSKRMAEIIVSGF
- a CDS encoding methionine adenosyltransferase; the protein is MVRNISVEAINQVPTHLRGVELVERKGLGHPDSVSDGIAESVSRELSKYYIKHFGKILHHNTDQVELVGGQSAPKFGGGVVLDPVYILLSGRATTTVDGERIPVKAVAIKAAKEYLQSNFKHLDMDSDIMIDSRIGHGSVDLRDVYDTTKHRANDTSFGVGFAPFTDTEKLVKGTEKFINGEMKKKLPAIGYDIKVMGYRQDKTINLTVAAAYVDKYVKDSNEYFAIKEQFQQLVEDNASKISNEDVNIFINTADKDGDKITSHYLTVTGLSQENGDDGSVGRGNRVNGIITPYKPMSMEAAAGKNPVTHVGKLYNVLSNKIAEHVVKEEGGDVVEVLVRIVSQIGRSIDNPHVASLQIIYGDNVDPSKHKKNIEAITDHELEHIFDLTQGFVEGKIPVF
- a CDS encoding metal-binding protein, whose translation is MPFLDRIRCFETLEISVHSFSKNFAKINISLDNREKFTLEYKYDHEVELNENLAGLMGATAVINYALFTGEIIFDFPTSESDRKMIEEMVKINNVEVFINRLCRIRYPFFRNEFLPADEEVTQENANGNTKLTFRSEYVDNYSGSPNGRSAIMLSGGKESLLSYGIMRELTGNALPYFFNESGGHWKAAKHSHDYLSRVTESARVWSNIDRFYNFMNHRMPILDPVVSFSWADDYPVQLFLFPVYLFATFPSLRLKGIKDIIMGNEMDDPAEEPPYRGIKHYYGVYDQSPDFQRRFSKYTQEKGFGITLWSALYDIYGSVVEDILVNRYHDLYLLQRSCHSCRYQNGDVYPCGKCTKCLGVRLFIEYAHGDPEEIHYPLKTNLLDMVKEEKMKLDPDELEFLTDGLQSGDYDMNTQITGIHLLPGETEIMEQIPVEYREGIYSIISEYTNGNWKLDNSKWIKY
- a CDS encoding DUF367 family protein — translated: MVSAIKKDVRIGYVYLHQDDPAKSTMKKLQKFKMAEQINRDRMGGYVVLRYDADRTLLPDDRSAVERKGICIIEGSWNLGDLLGSYRKGIERKLPVLMAGNPVNFGKFNKLSSVEAVVGALFITGHIDQAKVMIGKFTWGHTFIELNMELFKSYSACQTMEDLENVYLEFDIDPNI